In a single window of the Dinghuibacter silviterrae genome:
- a CDS encoding TonB-dependent receptor — translation MRGIVPFVAGLFLWTLSTFLPTFSQAQDMHVPLVTLSAKGRSLKDIFREIEQKTGWTINYQDNVLDVSRKVDIQVTDVSLTTVMRQLLAGSQADFVIKGDMIVIIAKKEGAPQKTILKGRVVDFETAQPLPGATVSILETGETVASNEDGYYVFNHLQEGKVTLVVSYSGYQKTILPNVRLTGGRTETEDVKMPAGKVLTEVVVKAGVRHLRAVTHTTEKDLIGEIRNATGSVSGISSELISKTADRNAAEVVKKIAGVTVVDDRFIIVRGMNERYNLTYLNGNVAPSTELYDKAFAYDLLPSSVIDRILVYKSPVADMVADYAGAAIKVYTKNAMPVRHLDIGVQVAHRPGSTLSEVNSYTGGKYDFLGFDDGSRKLPSWSPSYFQSNKQAAVDQQTMVKGFSPILDDGQKQSAPDMQVYLNYYNAWRLGGQRRLYDLTSITYGHETRFYDIHRQTGNTYAYGLAPVFGIAAADALGANNQLMQSWQTTEIGKINALENLTLKWNPRNSLELQNFFINEGRVITTVNDVHDNILPQIDSGYGAPEQHTINLSFQQRLLYFGNLTGEHFLRKDSAQTLQWNIGYTYSGQNVPDQRNSTFYTGQYPNQIQGEPSGLGFITAGTNTGVLADGNQGMISRTFIKLKENVYNASLDYTLRLHHDFSLKAGTYQLFKLREVGRRIFLVNRGGLQPGETLAPPGSEQAYNGWPEGYGSNNPNLIFFRQQYLNTIWNPANFPNDGSGLGIYDVTNVTDSYVASEQNNAGYLMGDWNPLGKPITLNAGIRVEYDRQRLAGGSDNGMGANIVPILTDHKKTEVLPSVNLTWRPDTRWVLRAGYGRTVNRPEFRELTPYIDHDYQNNEDITGNPGLVSATIDNYDARVEFYPRSAAQNEVLNAGVFYKNLQDPIERLRISRNGLTDPGSVTQITYDNAASARIYGVEAEVKKNLFKNVSLLVNGALIKSTTVQRVLDINGYVRDTAVSVQGRPLQGQSPYVFNAGLFYENPGWGTKIGLTYNVSGPRIYAKSVANPHSNQQVAGADSSNFLSIRPDLLELARHLVDLSVSQRIVKSLVLKLSIQNILAQPFRIAEDYNYNEKYVKEQPVGIKGGVTNGNLDPNKIYYYYKGDDLFSKYNPGRYYLLQLTYAF, via the coding sequence TGACCCTCTCGGCCAAAGGACGGTCGTTAAAAGATATTTTCAGGGAAATAGAGCAGAAAACCGGTTGGACCATCAATTACCAGGATAACGTGTTGGATGTGTCCAGGAAAGTGGATATCCAGGTGACCGACGTTTCGTTGACCACGGTCATGCGTCAGTTGTTGGCGGGCAGCCAGGCGGATTTTGTGATCAAGGGGGACATGATCGTCATCATCGCTAAAAAGGAGGGCGCCCCCCAAAAAACTATTTTAAAAGGCCGCGTCGTGGATTTTGAAACGGCACAGCCCCTGCCTGGCGCCACCGTGAGCATCCTGGAGACCGGGGAGACCGTCGCCTCTAACGAAGACGGTTACTACGTGTTCAATCATTTGCAGGAGGGGAAGGTAACCTTGGTCGTCAGCTATAGCGGCTATCAAAAGACGATACTCCCGAACGTAAGGCTTACGGGCGGCCGTACGGAAACAGAAGACGTCAAAATGCCCGCCGGTAAAGTACTCACCGAGGTCGTGGTGAAGGCCGGTGTCCGGCATTTGCGGGCGGTCACCCACACCACGGAAAAGGACCTGATCGGCGAGATCCGCAATGCCACCGGATCGGTTTCGGGTATATCGAGCGAGCTGATCAGTAAAACGGCCGACCGCAATGCGGCCGAGGTCGTCAAAAAGATCGCCGGGGTAACGGTCGTGGACGACCGGTTTATTATCGTCCGGGGAATGAACGAGCGCTACAACCTGACGTACCTGAACGGCAACGTGGCTCCTTCCACCGAGCTTTACGACAAGGCCTTTGCCTACGACCTCCTGCCCAGCAGCGTGATCGATAGAATTCTCGTGTACAAGTCCCCGGTAGCCGACATGGTGGCGGATTACGCGGGAGCCGCCATCAAGGTGTATACCAAAAACGCCATGCCCGTGAGACACCTCGACATCGGTGTACAGGTGGCGCACCGGCCGGGTTCCACCCTCAGCGAAGTAAACAGCTACACCGGTGGTAAATATGACTTCCTGGGATTTGACGACGGTAGCAGGAAGCTGCCATCCTGGTCCCCCAGCTATTTTCAATCCAACAAACAGGCAGCCGTCGATCAGCAAACGATGGTCAAAGGATTCTCTCCCATTCTGGATGACGGGCAGAAACAAAGCGCACCGGACATGCAGGTGTACCTCAACTATTACAATGCCTGGCGTTTGGGAGGGCAGCGCCGTCTATACGACCTGACCTCGATAACCTATGGACATGAGACCCGTTTCTACGATATACACCGCCAGACCGGCAATACTTATGCGTACGGTCTGGCACCGGTATTTGGCATCGCCGCCGCCGATGCCCTGGGCGCCAACAACCAGCTCATGCAGAGCTGGCAGACCACGGAGATCGGCAAAATCAACGCGCTGGAGAACCTCACCCTGAAATGGAACCCCCGGAACAGCCTGGAGCTGCAAAACTTTTTTATCAACGAAGGCCGGGTGATCACCACGGTAAACGATGTCCATGACAACATCTTACCCCAGATAGACTCCGGGTACGGCGCTCCCGAGCAGCACACGATCAACCTGTCGTTCCAGCAGCGGCTGTTGTATTTCGGCAACCTCACCGGCGAGCACTTCCTCCGTAAGGACAGCGCGCAGACGCTCCAATGGAATATAGGCTATACGTATAGCGGGCAAAACGTCCCGGACCAGCGCAATTCCACCTTTTATACGGGGCAATACCCCAACCAGATACAGGGGGAACCATCCGGGCTGGGGTTTATAACTGCGGGAACGAACACCGGCGTTTTGGCGGACGGCAACCAGGGAATGATCTCCCGGACGTTTATCAAGCTAAAGGAGAATGTCTACAATGCTTCCCTGGATTATACGCTGCGTCTGCACCACGATTTTTCTCTGAAAGCAGGTACCTATCAGCTGTTCAAGTTACGGGAAGTCGGCCGCCGCATTTTCCTCGTCAACCGGGGTGGTTTGCAGCCGGGAGAGACACTGGCTCCGCCGGGCAGCGAGCAAGCCTACAATGGATGGCCGGAGGGATACGGCAGTAACAATCCGAACCTCATTTTTTTCCGGCAGCAGTACCTGAATACCATCTGGAACCCCGCCAATTTCCCAAATGATGGCAGCGGGCTGGGCATCTATGACGTCACCAACGTGACGGACAGCTATGTAGCCAGCGAACAAAACAACGCCGGTTACCTGATGGGGGACTGGAACCCGCTGGGGAAGCCCATTACCCTGAACGCAGGCATTCGCGTGGAGTACGATCGCCAGCGGCTGGCCGGCGGTTCCGACAACGGTATGGGCGCCAACATCGTCCCTATATTGACCGACCATAAAAAAACAGAGGTGCTCCCCTCCGTCAACCTCACCTGGCGACCCGACACCCGGTGGGTGCTGCGGGCAGGGTATGGGCGCACGGTGAACCGGCCGGAATTCCGGGAGCTGACACCTTACATCGACCACGACTATCAAAACAACGAGGACATTACCGGAAACCCGGGCCTGGTCAGCGCGACCATCGACAACTACGATGCACGGGTGGAGTTCTACCCCCGCAGCGCCGCCCAAAACGAAGTGTTGAATGCGGGTGTCTTTTATAAAAATCTCCAGGACCCCATAGAACGGTTACGCATTTCCCGCAACGGCCTGACCGATCCCGGTAGCGTTACCCAGATCACCTATGACAATGCCGCCAGCGCCCGAATCTATGGGGTGGAGGCGGAGGTCAAAAAGAACCTTTTCAAAAACGTTTCTCTCCTCGTCAATGGGGCGCTTATCAAAAGCACCACCGTTCAGCGCGTCCTGGACATAAACGGGTATGTACGCGATACCGCTGTCAGCGTCCAGGGACGGCCCCTCCAGGGACAATCTCCCTATGTGTTCAATGCGGGCCTGTTCTATGAGAACCCGGGATGGGGAACCAAGATCGGCCTTACCTATAACGTCAGCGGTCCCCGCATTTATGCCAAGTCGGTGGCCAACCCCCATTCCAATCAACAAGTCGCTGGAGCCGACTCCAGTAATTTTCTGAGCATTCGCCCCGACCTCCTGGAACTGGCCCGCCACCTGGTCGATCTGTCCGTGAGCCAACGCATCGTCAAATCCCTGGTCCTGAAGTTGAGCATACAGAATATCCTGGCGCAACCCTTCCGGATCGCGGAAGACTACAACTACAATGAAAAGTATGTGAAAGAGCAGCCCGTAGGCATCAAGGGCGGTGTCACCAACGGCAACCTCGATCCGAACAAGATTTATTATTACTACAAGGGCGACGACCTCTTCAGCAAGTATAATCCAGGCCGCTATTACCTTCTTCAGTTGACCTACGCCTTTTAA
- a CDS encoding DUF4397 domain-containing protein, protein MQRIVRLSILFLLLSACRKTVQPDSTSDDALISFICTSPQLINDMSTGIPSYVVIDSSATTNIKSGPGFAKGSQYTYPTTAYNQTQSIPWIYYMHLHPGAHTFTLLDTGLRPRVHDTLNLPANAPTSVYYTDSLGYFRSLVLRDSFNTQDGQVNVRFIDLSPDAGRIFFSIDEKPASVQGFDTTYAYGHNSAFINYPNPVSDSLRINFYQAGDSVDVIARLFLQADPGHAYTFALQGYVNTSPGYTDPLTGNYETPTGGLSVLVYKNY, encoded by the coding sequence ATGCAAAGAATAGTCAGACTATCGATATTATTTTTATTACTCTCCGCCTGCCGGAAGACGGTGCAGCCGGACAGTACCAGTGATGACGCCCTGATTAGTTTTATTTGTACCTCGCCCCAATTGATCAACGACATGTCGACCGGCATCCCGTCCTATGTCGTGATCGATTCGTCGGCAACGACGAACATAAAGAGCGGACCGGGTTTTGCCAAGGGCTCCCAGTATACGTACCCTACCACGGCGTATAACCAGACGCAAAGCATCCCCTGGATTTATTACATGCACCTCCATCCCGGCGCACACACCTTTACCCTACTGGATACCGGTCTTCGCCCCCGGGTACACGACACCCTGAACCTACCCGCCAATGCGCCCACCAGCGTGTACTATACGGACAGCCTGGGTTATTTCCGGTCGCTGGTCCTGCGCGATTCGTTTAATACCCAGGACGGCCAGGTCAATGTCCGGTTTATCGACCTCAGCCCGGACGCCGGTCGGATATTTTTTTCTATCGATGAAAAACCGGCGTCGGTGCAGGGTTTTGATACGACCTACGCCTATGGGCACAACAGCGCCTTTATCAATTATCCCAACCCGGTCAGCGACTCCCTTCGCATCAACTTTTACCAGGCGGGTGATTCCGTCGACGTCATCGCCCGTCTTTTTCTGCAGGCCGATCCCGGCCATGCGTATACGTTTGCGCTGCAAGGGTATGTCAACACGTCCCCCGGATACACGGATCCCCTCACCGGCAACTATGAAACCCCGACCGGCGGCCTTTCCGTATTGGTCTATAAAAATTATTAG